In Microbacterium foliorum, the following proteins share a genomic window:
- a CDS encoding DUF2017 family protein, with amino-acid sequence MSEPVVRIRMARVEGAQLAQLVDDFRELVGANREIDDPAIARLLPDPYPDDEDSSRAFRDATGDDLLDRRALDADIVRSALAGMRGDLGEMTQSDAFTEHDLDIPASDIDAWMRTLTALRLVIADRLGIESDDDHDPDDPRFGVYDWLGYRLELTIEAADELL; translated from the coding sequence ATGAGCGAACCGGTGGTACGGATCCGCATGGCTCGGGTCGAGGGCGCGCAGCTCGCGCAGCTGGTCGACGACTTCCGCGAACTCGTCGGCGCGAACCGCGAGATCGACGATCCCGCGATCGCCCGGCTGCTTCCCGATCCCTACCCCGACGACGAGGACTCCTCGCGCGCCTTCCGCGATGCGACAGGAGATGACCTTCTCGATCGACGCGCTCTGGACGCGGACATCGTCCGCAGCGCACTCGCAGGCATGCGCGGTGACCTCGGCGAGATGACGCAGAGCGACGCCTTCACGGAGCACGACCTCGACATACCCGCGTCGGACATCGACGCGTGGATGCGCACGCTCACCGCGCTTCGGCTCGTGATCGCCGACCGCCTCGGCATCGAGAGCGATGATGACCACGATCCCGACGACCCGAGGTTCGGAGTCTACGACTGGCTCGGGTACCGACTCGAGCTCACCATCGAAGCCGCCGACGAACTCCTCTAG
- the clpS gene encoding ATP-dependent Clp protease adapter ClpS, translating into MSPLATPDIEELVDLAAAPLEPWEVVVWNDPVNLMSYVVRVFRTYFGYSLERATVLMRQVHHDGQAIVATGPRETMEVHAQAMHDYGLWATVRKAAR; encoded by the coding sequence ATGAGCCCCCTCGCGACGCCCGATATCGAAGAGCTCGTGGATCTCGCGGCAGCTCCGCTCGAACCGTGGGAGGTCGTCGTGTGGAACGACCCTGTCAACCTCATGAGCTACGTCGTGCGAGTGTTCCGAACCTACTTCGGTTACTCGCTGGAGCGCGCGACGGTGCTCATGCGCCAGGTCCACCACGACGGCCAGGCCATCGTGGCGACGGGGCCGCGCGAGACGATGGAGGTGCACGCCCAGGCGATGCACGACTACGGCCTGTGGGCGACTGTCCGAAAGGCCGCGAGATGA
- a CDS encoding metallopeptidase family protein has protein sequence MEMDAANFEELVIDELDRLPDEMVDGLENVVFVVEDRPEDGSLDLLGLYDGLALTERTQYGSGELPDRIVVYREPHLAACETDDELRDEIHTTLVHEIAHFYGIDDEQLHTLGWA, from the coding sequence ATGGAAATGGATGCCGCAAACTTCGAAGAACTAGTGATCGACGAGCTCGATCGGCTGCCCGACGAGATGGTCGACGGGCTGGAGAATGTGGTGTTCGTCGTCGAGGACCGCCCTGAGGACGGAAGCCTCGACCTGCTCGGGCTCTACGACGGGCTGGCGCTGACCGAACGCACGCAATACGGCTCCGGCGAACTCCCCGACCGGATCGTCGTCTACCGCGAGCCTCACTTGGCTGCATGCGAGACCGACGACGAGCTGCGCGACGAGATACACACGACCCTGGTGCACGAGATCGCGCACTTCTACGGCATCGACGACGAGCAGCTCCACACGCTGGGGTGGGCATGA
- a CDS encoding LysE family transporter: protein MSLAVWFSLLTACVVISFTPGAGAINTMSNALSQGWRRSIWGILGQQLALIVHVVIVAAGLGLVVSQSEVLFNVIRYAGAAYLVFLGIRLILTRPMLPADDDGPTIDLYEGHWSMIRRGFWVNLLNPKAIVFFLAFIPQFIRLDEPQLPQYLTLIGTVLIVDIVVMWGFFATAARPFRRLTRSASGQRTLNSVFGILFIAVAGLLVFLH, encoded by the coding sequence GTGTCGCTCGCAGTGTGGTTCTCGCTTCTGACCGCCTGCGTGGTGATCAGCTTCACGCCGGGGGCCGGCGCCATCAACACGATGTCGAACGCCCTGAGCCAGGGCTGGCGTCGTTCGATCTGGGGAATCCTCGGACAGCAGCTCGCTCTCATCGTGCACGTCGTCATCGTCGCGGCGGGACTGGGGCTCGTCGTGTCGCAGTCCGAGGTGCTGTTCAACGTGATCCGGTACGCCGGCGCGGCGTACCTGGTCTTCCTCGGGATACGTCTCATCCTCACGAGACCGATGCTCCCCGCCGATGACGACGGGCCGACCATCGACCTCTACGAGGGGCACTGGTCGATGATCAGGCGGGGGTTCTGGGTGAACCTCCTCAACCCGAAGGCGATCGTCTTCTTTCTCGCCTTCATCCCGCAGTTCATCCGTCTGGATGAACCGCAGCTCCCGCAGTACCTCACTCTCATCGGCACGGTCCTCATCGTCGACATCGTGGTGATGTGGGGATTCTTCGCGACCGCCGCGCGTCCGTTCCGCCGGCTCACACGATCGGCAAGCGGGCAGCGGACCCTCAACAGCGTCTTCGGGATCCTCTTCATCGCCGTCGCTGGTCTCCTCGTCTTCCTGCATTGA
- the orn gene encoding oligoribonuclease: MVSASENDRLVWIDCEMTGLDLAVDELVEIAVVVTDFELRPVDPGFQIVIRPSDAALENMNDFVTKMHETSGLITEIPHGVSLAEAEAQTLAYIKQFAPVERKAPLAGNTIGTDRMFLAKYMSQVDQWLHYRNVDVSSIKELSRRWYPRVFFQAPAKDGGHRALADILESIRELRYYREAVFVDEPGPSSDDARDIAARTVSEFTPNM, from the coding sequence ATGGTATCTGCCTCAGAAAACGACCGCCTCGTCTGGATCGATTGCGAGATGACCGGCCTCGATCTGGCCGTCGACGAACTCGTCGAGATCGCCGTCGTCGTCACCGACTTCGAACTCCGTCCGGTCGACCCGGGCTTCCAGATCGTGATCCGCCCGAGCGACGCAGCCCTCGAGAACATGAATGACTTCGTGACCAAGATGCACGAGACGTCAGGGCTGATCACCGAGATCCCTCACGGTGTATCTCTGGCGGAGGCCGAGGCGCAGACCCTCGCGTACATCAAGCAGTTCGCTCCCGTCGAACGCAAGGCTCCGCTCGCTGGCAACACCATCGGCACAGACCGGATGTTCCTGGCCAAGTACATGAGTCAGGTCGACCAGTGGCTCCACTATCGCAACGTCGACGTCTCGAGCATCAAAGAGCTGTCGCGGCGGTGGTACCCCCGTGTCTTCTTCCAGGCACCCGCGAAAGACGGCGGACACCGCGCCCTCGCCGACATTCTCGAGTCCATCCGCGAGCTGCGGTACTACCGCGAGGCGGTCTTCGTCGACGAGCCCGGACCCTCGAGTGATGATGCTCGCGACATCGCCGCACGCACCGTGTCAGAGTTCACTCCGAACATGTAA
- a CDS encoding single-stranded DNA-binding protein: MHDTVTIVGNVATDPTQGRTTSGIPVTNFRLASTHRRFDGATQTWVDVTTNWYSVAAFRQLAEHAKVSLRSGDSVIVTGRMKIRAWENNGKQGTSVDIDADAIGHDLRWGTTAYRRSARSAVDASPRSAAASDPHDDSGQPSLSGDDVADIDTSWAARDGGLAGAEDDFADSSAAGTRSL, encoded by the coding sequence ATGCATGACACAGTGACCATCGTCGGCAACGTCGCCACCGATCCGACTCAGGGGCGAACGACCAGTGGAATCCCCGTCACGAACTTCCGACTCGCGAGCACGCATCGACGATTCGACGGTGCGACGCAGACGTGGGTCGACGTGACGACGAACTGGTACTCGGTGGCGGCCTTCCGTCAGTTGGCGGAACACGCGAAGGTCTCGCTGCGGTCGGGTGACAGCGTGATCGTGACGGGCAGGATGAAGATCCGCGCCTGGGAGAACAACGGCAAGCAGGGCACGAGCGTCGACATCGACGCCGATGCGATCGGCCACGACCTCCGGTGGGGGACGACGGCGTATCGACGGAGTGCACGATCGGCCGTCGATGCCTCGCCCAGAAGCGCTGCTGCATCGGATCCGCACGACGACAGCGGGCAGCCTTCGCTCTCGGGTGACGACGTGGCGGACATCGACACGTCGTGGGCAGCGCGGGACGGCGGGCTCGCCGGTGCCGAAGACGACTTCGCGGATTCGTCTGCCGCAGGGACGCGGTCTCTCTGA
- a CDS encoding DUF6993 domain-containing protein, with translation MLRRPDSSASRAAIATGVATTLVLLLTSCGPTTPPTPEPTDAGVSPSPSASPSVPVYVADGSADDNLPLFAAVTGSVWASDQRASGRAYIDALTVAGFDRAAMQVTQDVTTVGNPVESLMFAVRWGDTECLIGQVGPSTGEPVTVVMPQLAEGRCLVGATRAIDW, from the coding sequence GTGCTTCGACGACCGGACTCCTCCGCATCGCGTGCGGCGATCGCGACCGGTGTCGCCACGACGCTGGTGCTGCTGTTGACCTCGTGCGGGCCGACCACTCCGCCCACGCCGGAGCCCACCGACGCCGGTGTGAGCCCCAGCCCGTCGGCGTCTCCGTCGGTTCCCGTGTACGTCGCAGACGGCAGTGCAGACGACAACCTGCCGCTCTTCGCGGCCGTGACCGGTAGCGTCTGGGCGTCCGACCAGCGGGCCTCAGGCCGCGCATACATCGACGCGTTGACGGTCGCCGGGTTCGACCGCGCAGCCATGCAGGTGACCCAGGACGTCACGACTGTAGGGAACCCTGTTGAGAGCCTGATGTTCGCCGTGCGCTGGGGAGACACCGAGTGCCTCATCGGTCAGGTGGGTCCGTCGACGGGCGAACCCGTCACGGTCGTGATGCCACAGCTGGCCGAGGGCCGTTGTCTCGTCGGGGCGACGCGAGCGATCGACTGGTGA
- the ettA gene encoding energy-dependent translational throttle protein EttA, which produces MAEYIYSMVRARKAVGDKLILDDVTMAFLPGAKIGMVGPNGAGKSTILKIMAGMDTPSNGEAKLSPGFSVGILMQEPELDETKTVIENIQDGIAIKAKVDRFNEISMLMADPDADFDSLLAEMGTLQEEIDAADGWDLDSQLEQAMDALRTPPGDAAIAPLSGGEKRRVALAKLLLQKPDLLLLDEPTNHLDAESVLWLEQHLQAYKGAVIAITHDRYFLDHVAEWIAEVDRGRLIGYEGNYSTYLEKKGERLEIQGKKDAKLAKRLKEELEWVRSSAKGRQTKSKARLARYEEMATEAERTRKLDFEEISIPAGPRLGSIVIDAKKLQKGFDGRVLIDGLSFNLPPNGIVGVIGPNGVGKTTLFKTIVGLEPLDGGDLKIGETVKISYVDQSRSNIDPDKTLWEVVSDGLDVITVGKTEIPSRAYVSKFGFKGPDQQKKAGVLSGGERNRLNLALTLKEGGNLLLLDEPTNDLDVETLGSLENALLEFPGCAVVITHDRWFLDRIATHILAYEGTDEKPAQWYWFEGNFEAYEENKIQRLGADAAKPHRSTHRKLTRD; this is translated from the coding sequence GTGGCTGAGTACATCTACTCGATGGTTCGTGCGCGCAAGGCGGTGGGCGACAAGCTCATCCTCGATGACGTCACGATGGCGTTCCTCCCCGGTGCCAAGATCGGCATGGTGGGTCCGAACGGCGCCGGTAAGTCGACGATCCTCAAGATCATGGCCGGGATGGACACGCCGTCGAACGGTGAGGCGAAGCTGTCTCCCGGTTTCTCGGTCGGAATCCTGATGCAGGAGCCCGAGCTCGACGAGACCAAGACGGTGATCGAGAACATCCAGGACGGCATTGCCATCAAGGCCAAGGTCGACCGGTTCAACGAGATCTCCATGCTGATGGCAGATCCCGATGCCGACTTCGACTCGCTTCTCGCCGAGATGGGCACCCTGCAGGAGGAGATCGACGCCGCAGACGGCTGGGACCTCGACTCGCAGCTCGAACAGGCCATGGATGCCCTGCGCACGCCGCCAGGCGACGCGGCGATCGCCCCGCTCTCCGGCGGTGAGAAGCGCCGCGTCGCGCTCGCGAAGCTTCTCCTGCAGAAGCCCGATCTGCTGCTGCTCGACGAGCCGACCAACCACCTCGACGCGGAGAGCGTGCTCTGGCTGGAGCAGCACCTTCAGGCCTACAAGGGTGCCGTCATCGCCATCACTCACGACCGGTACTTCCTCGACCACGTCGCCGAGTGGATCGCCGAGGTCGACCGTGGCCGCCTGATCGGCTACGAGGGCAACTACTCGACCTACCTGGAGAAGAAGGGCGAACGCCTCGAGATCCAGGGCAAGAAGGACGCGAAGCTCGCCAAGCGCCTCAAGGAGGAGCTGGAGTGGGTCAGGTCCAGCGCGAAGGGCCGTCAGACCAAGTCGAAGGCTCGACTCGCGCGGTACGAGGAGATGGCGACGGAGGCCGAGCGGACCAGGAAGCTGGACTTCGAGGAGATCTCGATTCCCGCCGGACCGCGCCTCGGAAGCATCGTGATCGATGCGAAGAAGCTTCAGAAGGGCTTCGACGGCCGGGTGCTCATCGATGGGCTCAGCTTCAACCTGCCGCCGAACGGGATCGTCGGGGTTATCGGACCCAACGGTGTCGGTAAGACGACCCTGTTCAAGACGATCGTGGGTCTGGAGCCTCTCGACGGCGGTGACCTCAAGATCGGCGAAACGGTCAAGATCAGCTACGTCGACCAGTCACGCTCGAACATCGACCCCGACAAGACGCTGTGGGAGGTCGTCTCCGACGGACTCGACGTCATCACCGTGGGCAAGACCGAGATCCCCTCGCGTGCGTACGTCTCTAAGTTCGGGTTCAAGGGTCCGGACCAGCAGAAGAAGGCAGGTGTGCTCTCCGGTGGTGAGCGCAACCGTCTGAACCTGGCCCTCACGCTCAAGGAGGGTGGCAACCTGCTTCTCCTCGACGAGCCCACCAACGACCTGGACGTCGAGACGCTCGGTTCGCTCGAGAACGCGCTTCTCGAGTTCCCCGGCTGCGCCGTGGTCATCACCCACGACCGGTGGTTCCTCGACCGCATCGCGACCCACATCCTCGCCTACGAGGGCACAGACGAGAAGCCCGCTCAGTGGTACTGGTTCGAGGGCAACTTCGAGGCTTACGAGGAGAACAAGATCCAGCGTCTCGGAGCCGACGCGGCCAAGCCGCACCGGTCGACGCACCGCAAGCTCACGCGCGACTGA
- a CDS encoding acyl-CoA thioesterase, producing the protein MSDLTPGPRLHIPIHLRWGDLDAFNHVNNTSMLKLLEEARVRAFWRAGPGEQAPSTAVLDSGIDEGTLTLIARQEIEYLAPVPYQRRPLEVQMWFGKLGGSSVEVCYEVHNDPAAEPRTIYARSTAIIVLVDAKTGRPTRLTPEMRDAWEPYVGPSIEYAHR; encoded by the coding sequence ATGTCCGACCTGACGCCGGGGCCCCGGCTGCACATCCCGATCCACCTCCGCTGGGGCGATCTGGACGCATTCAATCACGTCAACAACACCTCGATGCTGAAGCTTCTCGAGGAGGCGCGCGTGCGCGCGTTCTGGCGTGCGGGCCCCGGTGAGCAGGCGCCCTCGACGGCCGTGCTCGACTCAGGCATCGACGAGGGCACGCTGACGCTCATCGCCCGGCAGGAGATCGAGTACCTCGCTCCCGTGCCGTATCAGCGGCGACCGCTCGAAGTGCAGATGTGGTTCGGCAAGCTCGGCGGCTCCAGTGTCGAGGTCTGCTACGAGGTGCACAACGACCCCGCGGCCGAGCCTCGCACGATCTATGCGCGGTCGACCGCGATCATCGTGCTCGTGGACGCCAAGACGGGCCGGCCCACCCGTCTCACGCCCGAGATGCGCGACGCGTGGGAGCCGTACGTCGGCCCCTCCATCGAGTACGCCCACCGCTGA
- a CDS encoding acyl-CoA thioesterase: MTADAHAIRTVDQLLDVLDLDSTQARTTEDIFIGSSHPMPSGRIYGGQVLAQSLLAAERTLPEDRAVHSMHGYFLRPGDASQGITIAVDRIHDGRSFSTRRSQAYQNGVPIFSMIASFQDDDPGIEHAAPMPEGIPGPDSLLPDEQRVDGLPSGVVRMLSDRAADVRHIDSPMFLPSDDSRVPQQGVWMRMKAPLPDDQRIHRAALAYLSDMTIQESILRAHGVYWGLPGLKVASLDHAMWWHRPARVDEWLLYLQESPNARGGRGLAQGRIYTQAGDLVASVAQEIMVRVPTPA; this comes from the coding sequence ATGACCGCCGACGCCCACGCGATTCGCACCGTCGACCAGCTCCTCGACGTGCTGGACCTCGATTCGACTCAGGCCCGCACCACCGAGGACATCTTCATCGGCTCTTCTCACCCGATGCCCTCAGGGCGGATCTACGGTGGCCAGGTGCTGGCGCAGAGCCTCCTCGCCGCGGAACGGACGCTCCCGGAGGATCGCGCAGTGCATTCCATGCACGGGTACTTTCTGCGGCCCGGAGACGCGAGCCAGGGCATCACGATCGCCGTCGACCGCATCCACGACGGTCGGTCTTTCTCCACTCGTCGTTCGCAGGCGTATCAGAACGGTGTGCCGATCTTCTCCATGATCGCCTCCTTCCAGGACGACGATCCGGGCATCGAGCACGCAGCTCCCATGCCCGAAGGAATTCCCGGTCCGGACTCTCTGCTGCCTGACGAGCAGCGCGTCGACGGGCTGCCGTCCGGCGTGGTTCGGATGCTCAGCGATCGAGCTGCTGACGTGCGCCACATCGACTCACCGATGTTCCTGCCGAGCGACGATTCCCGCGTGCCTCAACAGGGCGTCTGGATGCGCATGAAGGCGCCCCTTCCCGACGACCAGCGCATTCACCGGGCGGCTCTCGCGTATCTGAGCGATATGACGATCCAGGAGTCCATCCTGCGCGCCCATGGCGTGTACTGGGGGCTTCCCGGGTTGAAGGTGGCGAGTCTCGACCATGCGATGTGGTGGCACCGACCTGCACGCGTCGACGAGTGGCTGCTCTACCTGCAGGAATCGCCCAACGCTCGCGGCGGCCGCGGTCTCGCGCAGGGACGCATCTACACGCAGGCGGGCGACCTGGTCGCCTCCGTGGCACAGGAGATCATGGTCCGGGTGCCGACCCCGGCGTGA
- a CDS encoding FAD-binding dehydrogenase, producing the protein MTNKPLSADVLVIGWGLAGLVAAGEALEAGRRVILVDQEPRTNLGGQAWWSFGGLFLIDSPEQRRMGIRDSLALATQDWFGTASFDRPEDHWPRRWAEAYLQFAAGEKRSWLRERGVGFFPVVGWAERGGYGALGPGNSVPRFHITWGTGPGVVAPFAAAVEQGEREGRITILPRHRVTELITADGAVTGARGAILESSPAARGVESSRHAIGDFEINAGATIVSSGGIGGNHDLVRAAWPASLGVPPEHMLTGVPAYVDGSMHAVSESAGARLINGDRMWHYVEGITNWDPVWPSHGIRILPGPSSLWLDATGKRLPVPLFPGFDTLGTLAHLRSTGHDHSWFVTSRKIVEKEFALSGSEQNPDLTGKDVGLLVKSRLAKGPTGPVQAFLDEGDDFIVENDLESLLEQMQRHPGGESLDIDHVRREVVARDLEMENEFTKDAQIGMLRSMRGYRGDKLIRTASPHRLQDPAAGPLVAVKLHVLTRKSLGGINTDLDGRALGADGEPIPGLYAAGEASGFGGGGVHGYRALEGTFLGGCLFSGRQAGRAAAR; encoded by the coding sequence ATGACGAACAAGCCCCTGTCTGCAGACGTACTGGTCATCGGATGGGGGCTCGCCGGTCTCGTCGCAGCGGGTGAGGCACTGGAGGCCGGTCGCCGTGTGATCCTGGTCGACCAGGAACCGCGCACGAACCTCGGCGGGCAGGCGTGGTGGTCGTTCGGTGGCCTGTTCCTCATCGACTCCCCTGAGCAGAGGCGGATGGGCATTCGCGATTCGCTCGCCCTCGCCACGCAGGACTGGTTCGGGACCGCTTCGTTCGACCGCCCTGAGGACCACTGGCCGCGCCGATGGGCAGAGGCCTATCTGCAGTTCGCCGCCGGAGAGAAGCGTTCGTGGTTGCGCGAACGCGGAGTGGGTTTCTTCCCGGTGGTGGGCTGGGCCGAACGAGGAGGCTACGGGGCACTCGGTCCCGGCAACTCGGTCCCTCGATTCCACATCACGTGGGGCACCGGACCCGGCGTCGTCGCACCGTTCGCCGCCGCGGTCGAGCAGGGCGAGCGCGAGGGTCGGATCACGATCCTCCCCCGCCACCGCGTGACAGAGCTCATCACCGCCGACGGAGCGGTCACCGGCGCACGCGGGGCGATCTTGGAGTCGAGTCCTGCCGCTCGCGGGGTCGAGTCGTCGCGACACGCGATCGGTGACTTCGAGATCAACGCCGGCGCCACGATCGTCTCGTCTGGCGGCATCGGGGGAAATCACGACCTCGTACGCGCCGCATGGCCCGCCAGCCTCGGCGTTCCTCCCGAGCACATGCTGACCGGGGTGCCCGCATACGTGGACGGATCGATGCACGCCGTCTCGGAGTCGGCCGGTGCGCGTCTCATCAACGGCGACCGCATGTGGCACTACGTCGAGGGCATCACGAACTGGGATCCGGTGTGGCCGTCGCACGGCATCCGCATCCTCCCGGGCCCGTCATCGCTCTGGCTGGACGCGACAGGCAAGAGACTGCCCGTGCCGCTCTTCCCGGGCTTCGACACGTTGGGCACACTCGCCCACCTCCGCAGCACCGGCCACGACCACTCGTGGTTCGTCACCTCTCGCAAGATCGTCGAGAAGGAGTTCGCCCTCTCCGGAAGCGAACAGAACCCCGATCTCACCGGCAAGGATGTCGGGCTCCTCGTGAAGTCCCGACTCGCCAAGGGACCGACGGGGCCAGTGCAGGCGTTCCTCGACGAGGGCGACGACTTCATCGTCGAGAACGACCTCGAATCGCTGCTCGAGCAGATGCAGCGGCACCCCGGCGGGGAATCCCTCGACATCGATCACGTGCGACGGGAGGTCGTGGCGCGTGACCTCGAGATGGAGAACGAGTTCACGAAGGACGCCCAGATCGGCATGCTGCGTTCGATGCGCGGATACCGCGGCGACAAACTGATCCGCACCGCATCTCCGCACCGGCTGCAGGACCCCGCAGCGGGTCCGCTTGTCGCGGTCAAGCTGCACGTGCTCACGAGGAAATCTCTCGGCGGCATCAACACCGACCTCGACGGCCGCGCGCTCGGAGCCGACGGTGAGCCGATTCCGGGTCTGTATGCCGCAGGTGAAGCGAGCGGCTTCGGAGGCGGTGGCGTGCACGGCTACCGGGCGCTCGAAGGCACGTTCCTCGGCGGGTGCCTGTTCTCGGGGCGTCAGGCCGGGCGCGCCGCGGCTCGGTGA
- a CDS encoding globin produces the protein MTFYDEVGGRDTFAKIVSVFYREVALDPVLKPMYPEEDLGPAEERLLMFLEQYWGGPTTYGETRGHPRLRMRHMPFHVDPDARDRWLRHMRTALDEAQLSPLHESTLWDYLERAAYAMVNTFEPSGIGTPSAGRPTLETRSRQESTEST, from the coding sequence GTGACGTTCTACGACGAGGTCGGCGGTCGCGACACCTTCGCGAAGATCGTGTCGGTCTTCTACCGCGAGGTCGCACTCGACCCGGTCCTGAAGCCGATGTACCCCGAGGAGGATCTCGGCCCCGCCGAGGAGCGACTGCTGATGTTCCTCGAGCAGTACTGGGGCGGCCCCACGACCTACGGAGAGACGCGCGGGCACCCACGCCTGCGTATGCGTCATATGCCGTTCCACGTCGACCCCGACGCTCGTGACCGGTGGCTGCGACACATGCGAACCGCCCTGGACGAGGCGCAGTTGTCGCCACTCCACGAATCGACGCTGTGGGACTACCTCGAACGCGCCGCGTATGCCATGGTGAACACATTCGAGCCGTCCGGCATCGGCACACCCTCAGCCGGGCGCCCCACGCTCGAGACGCGATCACGTCAGGAATCAACGGAGAGCACATGA
- a CDS encoding mechanosensitive ion channel family protein: MIQPFETNPDPAETTLPGWWTDAVTVLRDVGLQALGVAAIIAGCIVIALVLRVVIRRIVHRIVDSAKNKASVDDTQALERSPLADMRLVQRTRTLGTILQNIVNVMLVVIAIVLVVNHLAPTLLGSLTLLTAAVGAGLGFGAQNIVKDVLNGMFIVAEDQIGIGDVVDLGLASGVVEYVSVRITQVRDVNGTLWYVRNGEVLRIGNMSQGWARAIIDLGVPVDSDLEKVEKTMLDTALALSKDPKWRTRIIEKPELWGLESIDGDALVVRLVIKARANAKDDVAQELRKRLRSAMLENDVMLPSMTTVVPTGLDGARRVRGANPPKTRPNAVTGVPVIPDRGIWRRKKTNDDGSSQK; this comes from the coding sequence ATGATTCAGCCATTCGAAACGAACCCTGACCCCGCGGAGACCACTCTCCCCGGCTGGTGGACGGACGCCGTCACGGTGCTCCGCGATGTGGGCCTGCAGGCGCTCGGCGTCGCCGCGATCATCGCCGGCTGCATCGTGATCGCTCTCGTCCTTCGCGTGGTCATCCGCAGGATCGTGCACCGCATCGTCGACAGCGCCAAGAACAAGGCGTCGGTCGACGACACGCAGGCGCTCGAGCGATCCCCTCTCGCCGACATGCGCCTCGTTCAGCGCACGCGAACCCTCGGGACGATCCTGCAGAACATCGTCAACGTGATGCTGGTGGTGATCGCCATCGTATTGGTGGTCAACCACCTGGCTCCGACGCTGCTCGGGTCTCTGACACTCCTCACCGCGGCGGTCGGCGCCGGTCTCGGTTTCGGAGCCCAGAACATCGTCAAGGACGTGCTCAACGGCATGTTCATCGTGGCGGAGGATCAGATCGGAATCGGCGACGTCGTGGATCTGGGTCTCGCCTCGGGTGTGGTGGAGTACGTGAGTGTGCGCATCACGCAGGTGCGCGACGTGAACGGCACCCTCTGGTACGTCCGCAACGGCGAGGTGCTTCGCATCGGAAACATGTCGCAGGGCTGGGCCCGGGCGATCATCGATCTTGGGGTGCCGGTCGACTCCGACCTCGAGAAGGTCGAGAAGACGATGCTCGACACCGCCCTCGCGCTTTCGAAAGACCCGAAGTGGCGTACCCGCATCATCGAGAAGCCCGAGCTGTGGGGTCTCGAGTCGATCGACGGCGACGCCCTGGTCGTTCGTCTCGTCATCAAGGCTCGCGCCAACGCCAAGGACGACGTCGCCCAGGAGCTCCGCAAGCGCCTGCGATCGGCCATGCTCGAGAACGATGTCATGCTCCCGAGCATGACGACCGTGGTACCCACCGGCCTCGACGGGGCGCGCCGGGTGCGGGGCGCGAATCCCCCCAAGACCCGTCCGAACGCCGTCACCGGCGTTCCGGTCATTCCGGATCGTGGAATCTGGCGGCGCAAGAAGACCAACGATGACGGGAGCTCCCAGAAGTGA